In Spirochaeta cellobiosiphila DSM 17781, the sequence CCCAGGAGAGTTATATTTATGATTAATTATTACCTTCACCAAAACAAACTAGGAACTGCAAAAGAAGACAGCCTCTTCCTTGCACGAGTGCAATCCAATCTTAATGTCAACCATGATGACATGGTGAACTTAATGGCGAACAAGAATACAACCGTATCCCGACAGGATATTGTGGTTGTTATGGATCTATTAAAAGAAGTGGTAGAAGAACAACTAATACTAGGGAATTCGGTGAAATCGAATATCGCTCGCTTTGGTCTATCACTAGGGGGAGGATTTACGTCTACCTCGGATGAGATTGATTCTACAAAGCATAGGCTCAGGGTTAAAACAACTCCTAATAGCCAATTAGTGAGTA encodes:
- a CDS encoding DNA-binding domain-containing protein — its product is MINYYLHQNKLGTAKEDSLFLARVQSNLNVNHDDMVNLMANKNTTVSRQDIVVVMDLLKEVVEEQLILGNSVKSNIARFGLSLGGGFTSTSDEIDSTKHRLRVKTTPNSQLVSTIQNKSTLSRVRYNPVTPVIDTIYDMTNQSYSSDLEAGSLIELR